A stretch of Henckelia pumila isolate YLH828 chromosome 4, ASM3356847v2, whole genome shotgun sequence DNA encodes these proteins:
- the LOC140865449 gene encoding protein phosphatase inhibitor 2 isoform X1, translated as MILVDFCLFSFRLLFYDGFLPLIIEALNCSGVINQFFVGGGDAASKKHRIAEMSKTRVKWDENNLGEIEANKPVRQKITEPKTPYHPMIDDDESPSPIRGSSEDHFEEAMHAEAIRSALNDVASSSKTNSLRSGWTSSEDEIDAMEQDEEGSDSERRKSFREHRKAHYDEFRKVKELRRKGSFLEEGSDEEPNNNRNKAGNGDSTPSIIDGVKDIDIEGFSPSANGS; from the exons ATGATTTTGGTGGATTTTTGTCTCTTCAGTTTTCGTTTATTGTTTTATGATGGTTTCCTTCCCTTGATAATCGAGGCGCTGAATTGTAGTGG TGTAATCAACCAGTTTTTTGTTGGTGGTGGTGACGCTGCTTCCAAGAAGCATCGGATTGCTGAGATGAGCAA GACTAGAGTGAAATGGGATGAAAATAATCTGGGTGAAATTGAGGCAAATAAGCCTGTGAGGCAGAAAATAACTGAACCAAAGACACCATATCATCCCATGATTGATGATGATG AATCGCCATCGCCTATTCGAGGGAGTTCTGAGGATCATTTTGAAGAGGCAATGCATGCAGAAGCTATTCGTTCAGCATTAAATGACGTAGCTTCCTCGAGCAAAACTAACTCGCTTCGTTCAGGCTGGACATCTTCTGAAGATGAAATTGATGCAATGGAACAAGATGAAGAAG GATCTGATTCTGAGAGACGCAAGAGCTTCAGGGAGCATAGGAAAGCTCACTACGATGAGTTCCGCAAGGTTAAAGAACTTCGACGCAAGGGATCCTTTCTCGAAGAAGGGTCCGACGAGGAACCCAATAACAATAGAAACAAGGCTGGAAATGGTGATTCGACTCCATCAATAATCGATGGAGTCAAAGACATCGACATTGAGGGATTCTCGCCCTCTGCTAATGGATCTTAA
- the LOC140865449 gene encoding protein phosphatase inhibitor 2 isoform X2, protein MSKTRVKWDENNLGEIEANKPVRQKITEPKTPYHPMIDDDESPSPIRGSSEDHFEEAMHAEAIRSALNDVASSSKTNSLRSGWTSSEDEIDAMEQDEEGSDSERRKSFREHRKAHYDEFRKVKELRRKGSFLEEGSDEEPNNNRNKAGNGDSTPSIIDGVKDIDIEGFSPSANGS, encoded by the exons ATGAGCAA GACTAGAGTGAAATGGGATGAAAATAATCTGGGTGAAATTGAGGCAAATAAGCCTGTGAGGCAGAAAATAACTGAACCAAAGACACCATATCATCCCATGATTGATGATGATG AATCGCCATCGCCTATTCGAGGGAGTTCTGAGGATCATTTTGAAGAGGCAATGCATGCAGAAGCTATTCGTTCAGCATTAAATGACGTAGCTTCCTCGAGCAAAACTAACTCGCTTCGTTCAGGCTGGACATCTTCTGAAGATGAAATTGATGCAATGGAACAAGATGAAGAAG GATCTGATTCTGAGAGACGCAAGAGCTTCAGGGAGCATAGGAAAGCTCACTACGATGAGTTCCGCAAGGTTAAAGAACTTCGACGCAAGGGATCCTTTCTCGAAGAAGGGTCCGACGAGGAACCCAATAACAATAGAAACAAGGCTGGAAATGGTGATTCGACTCCATCAATAATCGATGGAGTCAAAGACATCGACATTGAGGGATTCTCGCCCTCTGCTAATGGATCTTAA
- the LOC140894510 gene encoding fasciclin-like arabinogalactan protein 21, with amino-acid sequence MADSTSTCSHWWHAPFYLAMSLTLAFISISTPHHSGPDNHSPSGHMLALNASMALRAHGGFSTIATLLQISPDLFIISKPESTLFAIQDSAISNLSIPPWAMRQLLRYHATPSTLPAAELLKKPPGFCFPTLLQDKNLAITKINDAKTGSNIMINNVLVSHPDLFLQGPFAVHGVLRPFDPISPDVCINVSAAETNILVPSNPTDNIEWNIIVRILSSHGFVSFAIGLNSILDGILEDYNNLRCVTVFAPPNSGFISSPSPFLERIVRLHILPRRFTHVELLAAGNSSLKTLVPGYGLKINTYMEFLEINGAEISRPDFFLSKKFVIHGISKCFDSDEFSSSLR; translated from the coding sequence ATGGCGGATTCCACCTCCACTTGTTCGCACTGGTGGCACGCTCCATTCTACTTGGCCATGTCTTTGACCCTAGCATTCATATCCATATCAACTCCCCACCATTCCGGGCCCGACAACCACTCCCCGTCGGGCCACATGTTGGCCCTCAACGCCTCCATGGCCCTGCGTGCCCACGGCGGCTTCAGCACCATCGCCACTCTTCTACAGATATCCCCCGACCTGTTCATCATCTCCAAGCCCGAATCCACTCTCTTCGCCATCCAAGATTCCGCCATCTCCAATCTCTCCATTCCCCCGTGGGCAATGCGGCAGCTCCTCCGCTACCACGCCACCCCCTCCACCCTCCCCGCGGCGGAGCTGCTCAAGAAACCTCCCGGGTTCTGCTTCCCAACCCTTCTTCAAGACAAGAACCTGGCGATCACCAAGATTAACGACGCGAAAACGGGCTCGAATATCATGATCAACAACGTCCTGGTTTCTCACCCTGATCTGTTTCTCCAAGGCCCGTTTGCCGTGCACGGTGTTCTCCGGCCTTTCGACCCGATTTCGCCTGATGTATGCATTAATGTTTCCGCTGCTGAGACCAATATTCTTGTTCCTTCCAATCCTACGGATAACATTGAATGGAATATCATCGTCAGAATACTCAGCTCCCATGGATTTGTTTCTTTCGCGATTGGTTTAAACTCGATTCTTGACGGGATTCTTGAAGATTACAATAATTTGAGATGTGTCACTGTCTTTGCTCCCCCGAATTCGGGCTTTATCTCGTCGCCATCGCCGTTTCTGGAGAGAATCGTGAGACTTCACATTCTTCCACGGAGGTTTACTCATGTGGAGTTGTTAGCGGCGGGGAATTCATCCCTGAAAACGCTGGTTCCGGGTTACGGGCTCAAGATCAACACGTATATGGAGTTTCTGGAGATTAATGGAGCGGAGATTAGTAGACCAGATTTTTTCTTATCCAAGAAATTTGTGATTCATGGAATTTCCAAGTGTTTTGATTCGGACGAGTTTTCAAGTTCATTGAGATGA
- the LOC140866494 gene encoding uncharacterized protein — protein sequence MGGGGEHHHVEGAHGHGGGDFRSKVWSMTGGPNCRPKHWKRNTAFAMCGIVLICIPIAMKSAELEQRPHLPVRPIPSQIWCKNFGNKDY from the exons ATGGGCGGCGGCGGGGAGCATCACCACGTTGAAGGAGCCCACGGGCACGGCGGCGGAGACTTCAGATCGAAAGTATGGAGCATGACGGGTGGGCCCAACTGCCGCCCCAAACACTGGAAGCGCAACACGGCCTTTGCAATGTGTGGCATCGTTCTGATCTGTATTCCTATCGCAATGAAATCTGCAGAACTTGAG caACGTCCACATCTTCCAGTTCGGCCTATCCCCTCCCAGATTTGGTGCAAGAATTTTGGGAACAAGGACTACTAG
- the LOC140867411 gene encoding uncharacterized protein: protein MQIKVKCSCGEGNCPEWAVVELQGFVEAQPSFQDRLQNLQIGLLCRPSSQESYTFTVGYHELMGTKVTLKKPILVLKKIKLGNDGCEGQRPVNSSSVELDVIGIIRHKILFKTRPKALISRPQPSVKAKFSVLGTGSSVTPS, encoded by the exons ATGCAAATCAAGGTAAAGTGCAGTTGTGGAGAAGGCAATTGTCCAGAATGGGCAGTAGTGGAGCTTCAGGGTTTTGTTGAAGCCCAGCCTTCGTTTCAGGACCGCCTTCAGAACCTCCAAATTGGCCTTCTCTGCCGCCCTTCTTCTCAG GAAAGTTATACATTCACAGTTGGATATCATGAGCTCATGGGTACGAAAGTGACTTTGAAGAAGCCAATATTAGTGTTGAAGAAGATCAAACTTGGAAATGATGGATGTGAAGGCCAACGCCCAGTCAATTCTTCTTCAGTGGAATTAGATGTGATTGGGATTATTCGCCATAAGATTTTGTTCAAGACCAGGCCTAAAGCACTTATATCTA GACCCCAACCATCAGTCAAAGCAAAGTTCAGTGTGCTGGGTACTGGTAGTTCAGTCACGCCATCGTAG